The DNA window GGTAACCTTTGCCGACCTAATGAGTTTGTTAATGGCGTTTTTTGCGTTGCTTTATGCAATGAGTTCGATTGAGGATCATAAGTTTCAAGAGGTTGCCACCTCCTTGCAAAGTGTGTTTGGTGATGCAAAGAGTGGTATATTTGAGTTTGATGGTAAAACGATTATTGAAATGCATCCTGACTCTCCGGTTGAAAATGATCATGAAGAAAATGAAAAATTCGAGCAGATGGCAGAAACCATTCAAGAGATTTATGAGCAACAAGAGAATGTTCAGGTCGATATAAATCCTGATGAGCAAACGGTGCAATTAACCTTTGAAGGTGAAGCCTTGTTTCGTTCAGGTAGCGCTGATCTTTTGCCTGAGTTTCGCGTTGAGTTAAGAAGGATGTTTCCGGTTCGCGATATTGATAATGCCAAGGTTTTGGTCAGGGGCCATACCGACCGTGTTCCTCTTACCGGAAGCCGTCGTTTTAGAACTAACTGGGATTTGTCGGCTTCTCGTGCTGCTTCAGTCGGTGAATATTTGTTAGACTTGGGCTTTGTGAAGGCTGAAAATCTTAAAGTCGAAGGCCGTGCAGACTCGATGCCGATTTCTACCCTCGGGGATTTCGCAAACTACGCAAAAGATCGACGGGTTGAAATTATTATTTCTTTAGAAGAAAAGTAGATGTCTATGAAAATCGGAATGCAAAAAGTTAATGACAATGAATGGTTGCTGCAGATGGGTAATGCCATTTTAAGGCTGGACAGGTTTACAACTCATTTAATGCGCATTAGCTTAAAACATAGCTTAAGATCCTCTGGTCAGGATCAGGATGCGGTGATTAAAAGCTATTTAAAAATGGCATTGAAGTTGAAGTTTATTTGCCAAAACGATTGGCCTCAATTTTTAAGCCGAGTGGATAAAACCGATTTAAGAATTTGGCTCGCACTGTTGCAAGACGAGGATTTGAAGCGCAGTGTATTGCGCAATATGGGACAGGCTCAAGAGAAACAGATGCTTGAAGATATTAAAACATTGAGCTTGCCCGAGAAAGTTGATCAAAAACACGCATTAGTGAGGTTAATACGCTTAGTGTATGAGCTTGAGGATATGGGTCTCATTGAATTTCATTATGAATCATCAGCGTATTTATAGGTCAGACAAGTATGGATATTAAAGTAAAGCGAAAAGATGACCATTTTTTAGTTGAAGCGGGGTTTGTTATTTTGACCCTTGAGATG is part of the Thiomicrospira microaerophila genome and encodes:
- a CDS encoding OmpA/MotB family protein, with protein sequence MSENKCPPAKPCKKGAPGWMVTFADLMSLLMAFFALLYAMSSIEDHKFQEVATSLQSVFGDAKSGIFEFDGKTIIEMHPDSPVENDHEENEKFEQMAETIQEIYEQQENVQVDINPDEQTVQLTFEGEALFRSGSADLLPEFRVELRRMFPVRDIDNAKVLVRGHTDRVPLTGSRRFRTNWDLSASRAASVGEYLLDLGFVKAENLKVEGRADSMPISTLGDFANYAKDRRVEIIISLEEK
- a CDS encoding FliG C-terminal domain-containing protein, which gives rise to MSMKIGMQKVNDNEWLLQMGNAILRLDRFTTHLMRISLKHSLRSSGQDQDAVIKSYLKMALKLKFICQNDWPQFLSRVDKTDLRIWLALLQDEDLKRSVLRNMGQAQEKQMLEDIKTLSLPEKVDQKHALVRLIRLVYELEDMGLIEFHYESSAYL